Below is a window of Desmonostoc muscorum LEGE 12446 DNA.
ACAGTATTGGGAGTGCAAACGCTATGCCTACATTAATCTGAGTTCATAAATTTGAACGGAGTAATAGTAATTTTAAGTGTTGACCAACAATTCTTTGATGGTACAGAGCAAGCGGATTTATCCATCAGGTTAATCCAAAATCCAAAATCTAAAATCTAAAATTGTCTGACGACAAAGTGATAAAAAAGTTGTATCGCAAGGGTAAAAATGGAACGCGCCATTTCTGCGTTGGGAATTTTAGTTTTTCTCGGCATATCTTACGCCTTCTCGGTGAATCGTCAGGCGGTGCGTTGGCGAATAGTGGCGTGGGGCTTGGGATTAGAGTTTATATTTGCCCTAGTGATTCTGAAAACTCCTTGGGGTTTGAATGTGTTTAAATCTCTTGGAGATATTGTCAGCCAGTTTTTGGCATTCTCTGATGTTGGTGCCAAATTTGTCTTTGGAGAAAATTTTAAGGATCATTTCTTTGCTTTCCAAGTGCTGCCCACAATTATCTTTTTCTCTGCCTTCATCAGCGTCTTGTATCACTACGGCATTTTACAGCGAGTGGTAAACATAATGGCATGGGTGATGATGAAGACGATGAAAACATCTGGTTCTGAATCTTTATCCTGTGCAGGTAACATCTTTTTGGGGCCAACAGAGTCAGCGCTGATGGTTAAGCCTTACATCGCCAATATGACGCAATCGGAACTCCATGCACTGATGACGACTGGCTTTGGGACGATCGCAGGTGGAGTACTAGGGGCGTATATTTCCTTTGGTGTACAAACAGAACACCTGATTGCAGCTTTTTTTATGACTGCTCCCACATCCTTGGTGGTATCAAAATTGCTGTACCCAGAAACAGAAGTATCAGAAACGGCTGGTAAGGTAAAGGCGAATGTCAAAACTAATTATGTAAATGTCATTGATGCAGCTAGTAGCGGAGCAATTGACGGCGTAAAGCTAGCGGTTAATGTTGGGGTGATGATTATTGCTTTTTTGGGATTATTAGCTGCTGTAAATGCGCTATTGGGATGGTTAGGGGGATTTGTTGGTTTACAGCAACTTTCATTACAGTGGATTTTATCTTATTTTATGGCTCCCGTAGCATTTTTAATGGGTGTACCTTGGGCTGATTGTCGGCAAGTTGGGGCGTTATTGGGTACAAAGACAATTCTCAATGAGTTTATTGCTTTTTTGGATTTGAAGGCACTCATTGAGAATGGTAAAATTTCCCAACGGTCAGTAATTATTGCGACTTACGCATTATGTAACTTTGCGAATATCGGGTCAATTGGCATTACCATTGGCGGCATTACTGGCATAGCACCCAACCGCCAGCATGATTTAGCTCGCATGGGTGTCAGGGCAATGATTGGCGGATTGTTAGGGGGTTTTATTACCGCTTGTATTGCTGGGATGCTGATTTAAAAGAGGTAGGAGAGCAGAGGGGCAGGGGGCTGATAAAATTGAAACAAATTGGTTCAGTGGCATAATTATTAGCGATCGCTCTCATAGTTCCGGGATACATCCAGTTCAGAGGTGGAATTAAATTGATTGAGGTTCTTTTTCAGAGTAAAGGCGATCGCAATATACTGCCCAGCTAGCGGCAAATAAACCAGTGATAGATGTAGCGATCGCTACTGTAACACCCCATCCTACCGGGCCTAGCCAGTCTGCGATCTCAGAAGTGATGGCTGTGGTGGTTTTCCCAACAATATAAGCTGTACCTGTAGCAGCCAGGGTAACTAAACCCAACTCCGCCAACATCTCCAAGATTCCCTTACTAGATAAATCATCATGAAAATAGATTTTCCAGATAGTGGTATACATAGCAACATCAGACGCCGTTAACACAATCTGTTTCGGAATTTCTATCCCAGGGGTTGGCGCAGCGGAAGCAGTACCATTACCAATAGAATAAGTGGCGATCGCCAAAACAGCTTCCAATCTTTTCTTACCCAGATTACTCACAGTCTCATCTCCTGTAAGGGTTGCATTTACATCATCAACTTTGTACAGTCGGCTCCCTAACTAGGTTAACTGAATCTTGGGCATGGGGAGGTGTGGGAGGGGGAAGTATAAATTCTCTTTCTCCCCCATCCCCCTCATCTCCCTCATCCCCCTCATCTCCCCTCACTCCCTCATGCCCAATCACTGTCATCTTCACCTTTCAGGTAGAAGAATTTGCCCTAAAATTTATGTAAACATGAGCCACTGAATCTTATATTTATTCACTTTAAATTTCTTTAACTTTAATAGAATGCCAGACGCGGAAAAATCCCAAAACCAGCTGGCTAGTGACAAGCTGCTGTATCGGCAAGTTAATAAAGAATTAAATTATTCGTTGGTAGCCACTAAAGAAGAAGGAATGATTCTTCTGTTATCTGATGGCAGTATTCAGGCTTGTAATGCCGCTGTTGAGAAGATTCTGGGAGTGACAACTGAGGAGTTTGTGGGGCAAAATTTGCTCGAACCCAAATGGCAATTTATTGATGAAAATGGCTCGCCTTTGCTCAGTGAAATTCACCCAGCTATGGTTGCCCTGAAAACGGGTAAACCTTGTTTGAATATCGTGTGTGGCTTTTATAAGCCCAATAGTCAGCTAGTCTGGCTTTTATTATCTTCACAACCGCTATTTCAGCTTACAGAAACTACTCCCTACGCGATCGTCACAACTTTTTCGGATATTACTGAATCTCAACATCTTCAGGTTGAGGATAACAGTAGCTTAGCCCAAGATACTAAAGCAATTGAGGTAGATGATTTTCGGTCACGCTGGGATAGTCTACGTCTGTTTCAACAAATTGCTGGCACTCTTCCGGGCATACTATACATCTATGACGTAATTGAGCAGCGAAATTGTTACGTTAATTATGAAATTGCTGAAGTTTGGGGCTACACACCAGAACAAATCCAAGCTATGGGAACTGAGTTGTTTATTCAACTTCTACACCCTGAAGATTTAGCTCGACTCCCTAGCTATCTGGAAAAATTTAATTCTGTCGATAACGGGGAAGTCCTCAGTTTTGAATACCAAATTCGACACGCTAATGGAGAGTGGCGCTGGTTTTTTAGCTATGACACTGTGTACAGCAGAACTGCTGAGGGATTAACACATCATATTTTAGGGATCGCTTTCGATATTACAGACCGACGACGCACAGAAATTTCCCTGCGCCAAAGTAACGAAAGGTTTGAACTAGCAGCGGCAGCAGTTAATTGCCTAATTTACGACTGGGAAATTCAGAGAAATAGCGTCGAAAGAACTCAGGGTCTAACCCAGGTTTTTGGCTACACCCAAGAAGAAGCTAAACCTACCTTGGAGTGGTGGCGAGAACGCATCCACCCTGATGACCAACAAATGGTCGATGACGAATTCATGACTAGTATGGCCAATGGAAACCGTTATCGCGTCAAATATCGGGTGCGTCACAAAGATGGCCGCTATTTGTGGGTGGAAGACCAGGGGTTTGCTGTCCGCGATGCAAATGGTCAGGTAGTCAGGGTAGTTGGTGCTACTACTGATATTACCGAACAGCAAGCTGCACTACACGATCGCCAGCAAGCTGAAACAAAACTGCGGGAAAGTGAAGAACGGATTCGATTAGCAACTACCGCTGCTGAAGTTGGTATGTGGTTTTGGAATCTCACCACCAATGAGTTAATTTGGACGGAGAAATGTCAGCAGCTGTTTGGACTATCGCCAGAAACCGAAATTAGCCATGAGGTTTTCCTCAACTGTGTCCATCCAGAAGACCGCCAATTCATCGAGGAAGGAATCGGCCGTTCTCTGGAAGAAAAAGTTGATTGTGATATTGAATACCGCATTGTTTGGCCTGATGGTAGCATTCATTGGATTGATGCCAAAGGTCGTGTTTTTTATGATGCCGATGGAAAACCAGTAAAGTTGATGGGTACTGCCCAAGATATTACCCAGCGCAAACAGGCAGAAAATGCTTTGCGCCAACGCGAAACTCAATTAAGGCGGCTAGTTGATTCCAACATTATTGGCATTATGTTCGCTACTCCTGACTACATTTTTGAGGCAAACGAAGCTTTTCTAGAAATGGTAGGTTATACGCGAGAGGATTTATTGGCAGGTAAGATCCGCAGAAAAAATATCACTCCGCCTGAATATTATCCTCTTGATGAGCAAGGGCTAGAGCAACTTTTTCAAGTTGGGGTATGTAGTGCTTATGAAAAAGAATACATCCGCAAGGATGGTTCCCGCATTCCCATATTAATTGGTGGTGCCTTGGTGGAGCGATCGCCCATGTCTTGGGTCTGTTTTATTCTTGACCTCACCCCCAGAAAGCAATTAGAAAAAGCACTGAGGCAACAAGCAGAGGAACTCAAACAAGCAAACCGCAATAAAGATGAGTTTCTCGCCATTCTCTCCCACGAATTGCGATCGCCCCTCAACCCGATTCTGGGGTGGTCATCTCTACTCAGAAGCCGCAAGTTTGATGAAGTTACTACAAATCGTGCCTTGGAGACCATCGAAAGAAACACTCAATTGCAGATTCAATTAATTGATGAGTTGCTGGATGTGTCCCGAATTATTCGCGGTAAGCTGAATTTGACTTTTGCGCCTGTCAACCCGGTAGCTGTAATTAATGCTGCCTTGGAAACAGTCCGGTTAATTGCAGAAACCAAATCCATCCAAATAAAAACCCAGTTTGACCAGAATGTGGGTAAAGTTTCTGGTGATTTTTATCGTTTACAGCAAGTTGTGGGGAATTTAGTCTCCAATGCTGTCAAGTTTACTCCCTCTCATGGAACAGTGGAAGTTAGCCTTTCATTGAGTCGTGATTTGACTTCCCACTGGGTAGTGATTCAAGTCAAAGACACAGGTCAAGGTATTTCAGCCGAATTCCTACCCCACGTGTTTGAATATTTTCGTCAAGCTGATAGCAGTACAACCAGGAAATTTGGTGGATTAGGACTGGGATTAGCAATAGTTCGCCATTTGGTGGAGTTGCATGGTGGTAGTGCGATCGCCGATAGTCCAGGAATTGGACAGGGAGCAATTTTTACTGTCAGACTACCCGTGATGAAGGAGAATAGGGCAGAGGAGCAGGGGAGCAGGGGAGCAGGGGAGAGATTTAATTCCTCACTGTTCAATGGACTACGGGTATTAATTGTTGATGATGATGCTGATACTAGGGAGTTTGTGTCTTTCTTGCTGCAACAAAATGGGGCACTGATAACTATCGCCGCATCGGCAACTGAAGCCTTGGCTGCCATAGGACAGAATGTACCTGATTTATTAATCAGTGATTTAGCAATGCCTGAGATGGATGGCTATGATTTGATAAAGGAGATCAGAGCAATGCCAAAAGAGCAGGGTGGAGAAATTCTGGCGATCGCTCTGACGGCTTATGTGGGAGAAAGCGATCGCGATCGAGTTTTGGCAGCTGGCTTTCAAAAACACGTTGCCAAACCAGTACAACCAAATCAACTACTGACCTCGATTGCAGATTTGATCGGGCAACAATTCTAAATACTGGGTAAGCCTATTCCACAGATGCCCAAGATGAAATTACTGAAATAAGAAAGCAAACCCCAGTTTGAGAAAGCAATATCTGTTTTTGCTTGCTGAATCTACTGAAATGAGAAAGCAAACCCCAGTTTGAGAAAGCAAACTCCAGTTTGAGAAAGCAATATCTGCTTTTGCTTGCTGAATCTACTGAAATGAGAAAGCAAACTCCAGTTTGAGAAAGCAATATCTGTTTTTGCTTGCTAAATCTACTGAAATGAGAAAGCAAACTCCAGTTTGAGAAAGCAAACCCCAGTTTGAGAAAGCAATATCTGTTTTTGCTTATTAAATTACTAAAAGTCAAAATCTAATCTAATTCCCGGCGTCCTTCTAAGGCTCTTGCCAAAGTCACTTCGTCAGCGTACTCCAAATCACCACCCACTGGTAAACCAAAGGCAATTCGTGTCACCTTAGTAAATGGCTTCAGCAGCTGACCGAGATACAGTGTCGTTGTCTCCCCTTCCACACTCTGACTAATTGCCAAAATCACTTCTTGGGGTTGTTGCTTACTCACCCGGCGCACCAAAGCTTCAATGTTCAACTGTTCTGGGCCAATTCCATCAATGGGAGAAATCACCCCACCCAAAACGTGATACTTGCCCTTGTACTCGCGGGTTTTTTCCAGCGCAATTACATCACGAGAATCAGCTACTACACAAATAGTACTGTTATCACGGTTGACATTGCGGCAAATTTCACAAACTGGCTCAGCAGATAAGTGAAAGCAGACAGAACACAAACCGATCTGTTTTTTTGCCTCTACCAAAGCTTGTGCTAATGCTTCTACTTCTGCTTCTGGTCGCTTCAAAATATGCAAAGCCAGTCGCTGGGCAGATTTGGGCCCAACTCCCGGCAAGCGTTGCAATTGCTCAATTAACCGTGCTAAAGGACGTGCGTAAACCGTGGTTTTGTCTCCAGAATGTTTTCAGGGTAACTGAAAGTTTATTGAATTTTAAAACCCTTTATACAAATGAAGGGTTAGTACATCAGATCATTTTACACAATTCACCAAACAATAGGTTTACAACCTTACTCATGAGCTTACCTTGGATGTGCTTACCGCCTAGCAGCTTCTGACTTTGTTCACTAACATTAGCCTTGAGTGAGTCGCGGTAGTTGATTAATTCCTTGGTCAGTTCATTTTTTGGTAGCCTGCCAGTTTCCACGCCCGTTAAGACGTACTGCCATAAGCTAATTCGACACAACTGCGAACCGCTAGCCTTTTCAACAAGTCCATCCCCCGACTGTTCTAAAACGGTACCCATTCCTAATCTCATTTTAAAAATGTCGCGGCTGCGGTTACGTTTAATCCGTTTTGTCTCACCAGCTAAGCGCTTGACAATGGTTTCTCCGTTTTGACGATCGCGCTCAGTTTTTTTAACCTCCCGAACCTCATACTCAATCACGGGTTTACCGTTTACACCCAGGAATGACTCAAAGGGGTAAATTCTGGTGAGTAAACGCGATCGCACTCGTAAACCAAAACCGAAATTATCAAACACCTTCATGTAAGGCTTGAATGCTTCCTCAGAGAGCATTTCAACGATTCTTGCCTCTAAGCGCTGCTCATAGAATGAGATATCGCACATCCAATCAGCGTGCAGTTCCAGGATGGAATCAATTGTAATTCCATATTCGTGAGCAATTGATTTTTTGTACAGATTGTCAAGTCGAGTTTTGCCAGCGGGGGAAATTTCCAATCTCTTGGCTAACCATGCCCACAGGGGGGGTAACAAGCCTGGTTTACTAGATACACTCTTGGTGTGGGCTACTTCGGGGAACTGCCAAGATAAAAGCTGTCTGCCATAATTGGCGATCGGTGACTGCACCCGGTTAAGGTGTTCAAGCTGTTGGCAGAGGTCGCGAAGTTCATCAATGGGTTCGGGGCGATGCATGAGGAAATACCTCAGATTTAATTCCCCAGTCTCCAGTCGGTGATCTGGGTCATGTCCGTAGGCAGCCATAGCCAAAGCATCTGCGGGGTCACTTTTATTCGGGAGGTTTTTACCCCCGCGATAACGCCGCAATTCGACGTGACCAACCCACAGAATTTTGATTTCTAATTTATTGAGAATGGATGCCCACAATCTGGAATAGTGGTTTCCGGTTGGTTCTAGGATTGCGTAATCAGGCTTGATTTCTGCTACATAATCAGCAAAGTCAAAAGCTGATTTTTGCTTCTTTTTAACATTGGGATTGGAGTAAAAAGCCGGATATAAAGTAGATGCTTTATTCCTAGTTTTATTCCAGATCCACCTCGCGCGTTGGTTGTTATAGAATTCGTTGAAAGCCCTACCAGATGGTGGTTGTGGTGCAGCTTCCAAAAAATCAGCCAGTTCTTTCTGCCTTTGAAACCCTTCTGGTCCACATTCCATAGACTCAATCCACTCATGCTTCATAGAAAAGCCACCCACCGCGGTTGCTTCTTGTGCCACCTCACTTGGGTCAGCACCGCAGTGGTGGGCAATGGTTTGGGCTAGGGCAATAGATTGAACGCTACTCAGGCGCTCTAAATCCACTATCCACAGCGCCACTTGTTCACCTAAAGCTGTGGTCACGCGCTCCAGGGGAAAAGGATCGCGCATGGGTATCATCCCGTCGGGGAATAAATCTAAGATTGGTTCATAAGGGTTACCGGGTTTGAGTTTCACCCAGGTGTCGTGTTTGGTCATGAGATTCTGCGGTTTTTGAAACGGTAATTACTACCGGCTTCAAGCCAAGCTTGCATAATGGCTGTGGCATTCTCGCCGAAAAAATTCTGGATATCGCCGTTGTGCCAGGTGACCACTGCAATTGGGTTGGGCAATTCGTCAAATTGCAGTTGGCGGACTTGGGCGAAGTTTATCCATCCGGCGGTGGGTGTTTTACAACTAAACACAGTGGGAACCGATATAATGTTGTGCATCTGCTTAAATCGACTGCCTTTGTGATTTGAGCGGCGATCGCACTTCCTCCTTAACAGCAACTGCGATCGCTAAAAACTCAGCTAAAAATTGCCAGGGGACGTTTCCAGCAACACCGAAACGTCCCCTGGGACAAATATCGAGTACGGAGATACGCCTGCTGGGAAAATCCTCCAGCGCCTTGATCAGTTAGAGGATACCCATTATCAGTACGTTCATGCCCATCAAGATCGGTTACAGGCGCGACTAGACGAAAGCAAAAGACTAGAAGAAAAATTCCGCACGGAAGCTATGGAGCTAAGGAGTCAGATTCTCGCTCTAGCACAGTCCGAGGAAACAGAATCAGAAAATCCATAAACCGTCCTGCCAGTAGAGGTGAGGGCGGTTTTTGCTGTTAGAGCGATCGCACTTATTCTTCATGGAGTGGCGATCGTGGGGTGGTGGGGGGGATGAGGGGCGATCGGGTTGCCAAAAGGAGCGACTAAATGGAAATTGACAACTTAGAACACCCAGAAGAGCGTGACAGCTATCCAGAGGGTGAAGGGGCTGTCACTGTAATTATAAAATGAGCAACTCTGAAAGCATAAGTTGAGCAACAGATTGCTTGAAACAGTATTAATCCCGTCAGAAGGAACAAGCAAACAGAAGAGTATTGAAAGCATAAGTTGAGCAAAAATATGATTGAGAAACTATAAGTTGAGCAAACATTTTCAACACTTCCATGCAAAGATTGTTTATTTTTATTTGGTTGATTTTGGCGTTCAACTACATACGGTAATTTTAAAGTAAATTTAACATTACCACAGGTTAATATTTGTCGCTTTTTAGAACCATGTTTTTGTGTTTTATTGTGCCACCATCCCTGGGTCTGCTGCATTGCTTTGTCCAAAATTTCTTGAGATTTAGACAGTTGATTCAGCAATAACGCAATACATTCTCCTGCTAGAATTAGAGCAGATTCCCTAATTTTTTCTTCTCTTTCTTTGAAAATTAGTCCATCCCATTCTAGGATGTTCGTTACTTCTAAAAGTTTCGTAACTTTTTCTTGAAAGTCTGACAAAGATTTGCTTAAATCGAAAGTAGAATAGATATTATTTTTCATTGAGTGTAGGTATTCCCTGTTTTGATGTGAGATATCAAAACCTTTACTATTCGGGAATCCTACCTTTTTTTGTCTCAAAAAAAGGAGTTATTTTTATCTCTTAGAATCAAAAAACCACTTGTCTTAAGCAAGAATACTAGAAGTAAATGTAATAAATAGAATCAGTACGTAGCATCTGGTTTTTAGCGATCGCACGTTTTTTATGTGACCTCACCAAATCGCGTTGCTCCCATATAAGGATATGTTTGAGATTAGCTCAAGCTACTGCCCAGTGAGACCCTGCCCGTTAAATCCTGAATTGTAGCAATGACCACATACCACCAATTAACAATTTGGGATGTGCTTGATGAGTTGTCCGAATCTCCAACGACATCAACACTAGCACCGATGTGGGAATGTTTGGATGCGGAGCTTGAAAAATTACCCTTGGAGGCACAGTTATTAACCGCAGCGCTTGCCTTCAGTCAAATTGCGGATATTCTTAAGTCTCGTGCCGAAGTGCTGTTGCAAGATACCCGCGATCTCAATAGCCCAAAGGGGCCAATTGTTAGCACCGATCTCTTTGCTGGTTTAGTGCGGACAACAATGCACTTAGATTTAGATGATTTGATTGAACCGCAAACACCACAAACCTTTAAACCACACGCCCCACACCAATTTTCATATCCTACTGAGTTGGGTAATTCTGTAGTAGCACCTGTTGAAAAAGCGAATGTTTTGGCAATGCTCGATGAGGTGACAACTTTAGAAGATGTCCGCAATTTGGCATCAGATGAGGATGTGCAAAAATGGCAGAGCGCGATCGCTAACTACCTGATCAATGTCAAAGATGAGATTTCTTTAGTTAAACTGCAACGTGTGTTGCAAATGCCGATGGTAGAAGTATGGTTGGGATTATTGCTGGGTGGGTTTACACTAGAACAGCGTGGTGATTTTTATCACAACCAAAATGTCTGGGTGAAAAGCTCAGAAACTATGACCAGTAACAACAGCATTGTACAGCATTCATAAGTCGCAAGTCGGAGGTAATTCACTTCCTAATACTACTCGGTTAAAAATTGGGTTTGTGCAAAAGGAGTGGAAGGCTCAATATATAAGTTTTTTCCTCTTTAACATGAGTCCCTTTCCTCCAAAACCCGACAAGTATTGATTCACTTCCGACTTCCGAATTCCGAATTCTGACTTAATTTACAGTGAATATCTTTTTCTAAAACCTCTTGTATTATTTTGTGTGCAAGACGTTTTGTATAAGTCCTTTTTCTTCTTCTTACATAATCAAAGTCTTAATCGCAAATTTGCCAAAGGCCAAAGACTTAATCATATCACAAAAAACTTTTGCAAGAGTTCTTTAGAGTGCGGAAGGTCGGTTGGATGCATTTGCCCTACTGGTCGATCTATGCCTTAAGATTGATATATATCTTCTAATTTATCAATAAAACTTATTCGTAAGATACTTTTATTTTCTATGTTAATACGCCTATTTTAAATATAAATATGAAAAATTTTGGGATAAATCGTAATTAAGAAAAAGTTGTGCCTCATTCCTGAAAATTTAAATAACTACAGTGCTTCCGGCTATTATACAATATAGTTTTCTCCTTGCCCCTCTCCTATCATTGCTTTCAGCTTTTAGGATGTACCTCATAGCTGCCGGAAGTGCTGTAAGCAAGTAAAACTAAGTCTTGAAATCTTGTTTTGAAGACTAATTCTGTTATCAAAGTATTGCCTTTATCGAACACTATCTTGAAAAAATATGGCTAATCTATCAGGAAAACACATTTCTTACTGGATTTACTCGACACCCACAGCTAATTTTGCACCACTTAGCAATAATTTATCACCCGGATTTCTCACAAGCAGGAAATCTGGGCTTATGCACAGCTTGTCACCTCAGTTTTATATGCGATGGAGGGGAAATGTCTCGTCAGAAGAACTATCTCTCTTTTAAGCGGGCATTTAAGAAATTTTCATTGCCAAAATCTTCCTCCTCCCCTGGTTCTGAAATGGGCATCACTGATAACCGATTTACTGGTTCGAGAACCATTAGTTCTTCAAAGCTAAACTCCTATCGAAGGATTGACAACAAGATGGGCTGAGAAAAAGTTTCCACAAATTCCACCACAACTGTTTGCCATTCACTTATGAGCCAGTATATTTACAGTAGTCTCACAGATGATGAAGAACTTAATTTTTCTGAGGAAGCAGAGGTTTTCGTTTTTCCCACTTCTTTCGCCCAGCAGCGATTGTGGTTTCTCGACCAGTTAGCACCGGGGAATCCATTTTACAACGTGTCAACAGTACTTCACCTGACAGGTTCCGTCAACTTCACCGCCTTAAAGCAGACATTCAACGAAATTGTACGTCGCCACGAAACGTTACGTACTAGGTTTGTTATGGTAGAGCAGCAACCAGTACAGGCGATTTCACCTAGCTTAACCATACCTCTTCCCTTAATAGACCTACGCAATTTCGACAGCCCAGAACGCGACACACGAGTGCAGCAAATCGTAACCCAAGAGGCTCAACATCCTTTCAATCTCACAACTGGGCCATTGCTGCGAGTAAAACTGCTGCAACTGGATGAAGCAGAATATCTGTTCCTGCTAAATCTACATCACATAGTTGCTGATGGCTGGTCAATTGGAGTGCTAATTAAAGAATTGGGGGTATTATACAAAGCCTTGGCAGGGGATAAGCGATGTCTGACGACTAGCTACTCCGTATCTACGCTCCTACCAGAACTACCCATTCAATATGCAGATTTCGCTCAATGGCAACGGGAGTGGCTACAAGGAGTGGCAGCAAACGGCACCTCGCCCCTACAAAGCCAGTTAGTTTATTGGCAAAAGCAATTAAACGGGATTTCGGTATTGAATCTCCCCACCGACCGACTAAGACCAGCAGTTCCTAGCTACAGGGGTGCAAAACAATTTTTAGAGCTACCACACTCCTTAACTCAAGCGCTAGAGGCACTGAGTTCCCAAGAAGGCGTTACCTTGTTCATGACAATGCTGGCAGCGTTTCAGACTTTGCTCTATCGCTACACGCAGCAAGAGGATATTGCAGTTGGTTCACCTATTGCTAATCGCAATCGTAGCGAACTAGAAGGATTAATTGGTTTTTTTGTCAATAGTTTGGTGTTACGTACAGATTTCTCAGGCAAGGCGACGTTTCGAGAATTGTTGAATCGAGTGCGAGAGATAACTTTAGAAGCATACAGTCATCAAGATTTGCCTTTTGAAAAGTTGGTGGAGGAACTTCACCCAGAGCGAGATTTGAGCTATCATCCTTTTTTTCAGGTTGTATTTAGCCTACAAAACACTCCTATCGAAACTCTAGAGTTATCTGGGTTAACGCTTTCGCTATTTGAGTTCGATAGCAAAACTGCAAAACTTGATTTAGAATTCCATTTGTGGCAAGACTTGGAAAGTTTGAAAGGACAAATGGTTTATAGCACCGATTTATTTGATGACAAAACCATTACGCGAATGCTAGGACATTTCCAAACACTGCTAGAAAGCATTGTTGCCAATCCAGAACAGCTGATTTCAGATTTGTCTTTGCTTACTGAAGAAGAACGACAAGAGTTATTAATTGATTGGAATGACACTAAACGAGACGATCCAGAGAACAAGTGTTTTCATAAGTTATTTGAAGCACAGGTAGAGAAAACTCCCGATGCGATTGCGTTAAACACACGCTCCGCGATGTCTGCGACGGGCTACGCCTACGCACTAGTTTTTGACGATGAACAACTCAGCTACAAAGAGTTAAATATACGCAGCAACCAACTTGCACATTATCTGAAAAAATTGGGGGTAGTCCCTAACGTTTTAGTAGGTATTTGCGTAGAGCGATCCCCAGAAGCGATCGTCGCCCTATTAGGCATTCTCAAAGCAGGTGGAGCATACCTGCCTTTAGATCCGAGCCTACCTCAAGAACGTCTTAACTTCATCCTAGAAGATGCACAAGTTTCAATCTTGCTCACTCATTGCTCTTTAGCCCCTCTTTTTAAGGGGGGTTGGGGGGATCTCTTGTCTATAGTTTACATAGATAAAGATTGGGCAACTATTACACAAAACAGCCAAGAAAATCCAACTAGCTGCGTAACATTTGACAACCTAGCTTATGTTATCTACACCTCTGGATCAACAGGAAAACCTAAAGGTGTTTTGCTCCAGCATCGAGGATTGTCAAACTTAGCGGCATCTCAGATTGAGGTTTTCAACATACAGCCGATTAACCGCATTCTGCAATTCGCATCATTAAGTTTCGATGCCTCAATTTTTGAGATTGTCATGGCACTACAAACAGGAGCAAC
It encodes the following:
- a CDS encoding NupC/NupG family nucleoside CNT transporter, whose translation is MERAISALGILVFLGISYAFSVNRQAVRWRIVAWGLGLEFIFALVILKTPWGLNVFKSLGDIVSQFLAFSDVGAKFVFGENFKDHFFAFQVLPTIIFFSAFISVLYHYGILQRVVNIMAWVMMKTMKTSGSESLSCAGNIFLGPTESALMVKPYIANMTQSELHALMTTGFGTIAGGVLGAYISFGVQTEHLIAAFFMTAPTSLVVSKLLYPETEVSETAGKVKANVKTNYVNVIDAASSGAIDGVKLAVNVGVMIIAFLGLLAAVNALLGWLGGFVGLQQLSLQWILSYFMAPVAFLMGVPWADCRQVGALLGTKTILNEFIAFLDLKALIENGKISQRSVIIATYALCNFANIGSIGITIGGITGIAPNRQHDLARMGVRAMIGGLLGGFITACIAGMLI
- a CDS encoding PAS domain-containing hybrid sensor histidine kinase/response regulator is translated as MPDAEKSQNQLASDKLLYRQVNKELNYSLVATKEEGMILLLSDGSIQACNAAVEKILGVTTEEFVGQNLLEPKWQFIDENGSPLLSEIHPAMVALKTGKPCLNIVCGFYKPNSQLVWLLLSSQPLFQLTETTPYAIVTTFSDITESQHLQVEDNSSLAQDTKAIEVDDFRSRWDSLRLFQQIAGTLPGILYIYDVIEQRNCYVNYEIAEVWGYTPEQIQAMGTELFIQLLHPEDLARLPSYLEKFNSVDNGEVLSFEYQIRHANGEWRWFFSYDTVYSRTAEGLTHHILGIAFDITDRRRTEISLRQSNERFELAAAAVNCLIYDWEIQRNSVERTQGLTQVFGYTQEEAKPTLEWWRERIHPDDQQMVDDEFMTSMANGNRYRVKYRVRHKDGRYLWVEDQGFAVRDANGQVVRVVGATTDITEQQAALHDRQQAETKLRESEERIRLATTAAEVGMWFWNLTTNELIWTEKCQQLFGLSPETEISHEVFLNCVHPEDRQFIEEGIGRSLEEKVDCDIEYRIVWPDGSIHWIDAKGRVFYDADGKPVKLMGTAQDITQRKQAENALRQRETQLRRLVDSNIIGIMFATPDYIFEANEAFLEMVGYTREDLLAGKIRRKNITPPEYYPLDEQGLEQLFQVGVCSAYEKEYIRKDGSRIPILIGGALVERSPMSWVCFILDLTPRKQLEKALRQQAEELKQANRNKDEFLAILSHELRSPLNPILGWSSLLRSRKFDEVTTNRALETIERNTQLQIQLIDELLDVSRIIRGKLNLTFAPVNPVAVINAALETVRLIAETKSIQIKTQFDQNVGKVSGDFYRLQQVVGNLVSNAVKFTPSHGTVEVSLSLSRDLTSHWVVIQVKDTGQGISAEFLPHVFEYFRQADSSTTRKFGGLGLGLAIVRHLVELHGGSAIADSPGIGQGAIFTVRLPVMKENRAEEQGSRGAGERFNSSLFNGLRVLIVDDDADTREFVSFLLQQNGALITIAASATEALAAIGQNVPDLLISDLAMPEMDGYDLIKEIRAMPKEQGGEILAIALTAYVGESDRDRVLAAGFQKHVAKPVQPNQLLTSIADLIGQQF
- a CDS encoding IS110 family transposase, producing the protein MTKHDTWVKLKPGNPYEPILDLFPDGMIPMRDPFPLERVTTALGEQVALWIVDLERLSSVQSIALAQTIAHHCGADPSEVAQEATAVGGFSMKHEWIESMECGPEGFQRQKELADFLEAAPQPPSGRAFNEFYNNQRARWIWNKTRNKASTLYPAFYSNPNVKKKQKSAFDFADYVAEIKPDYAILEPTGNHYSRLWASILNKLEIKILWVGHVELRRYRGGKNLPNKSDPADALAMAAYGHDPDHRLETGELNLRYFLMHRPEPIDELRDLCQQLEHLNRVQSPIANYGRQLLSWQFPEVAHTKSVSSKPGLLPPLWAWLAKRLEISPAGKTRLDNLYKKSIAHEYGITIDSILELHADWMCDISFYEQRLEARIVEMLSEEAFKPYMKVFDNFGFGLRVRSRLLTRIYPFESFLGVNGKPVIEYEVREVKKTERDRQNGETIVKRLAGETKRIKRNRSRDIFKMRLGMGTVLEQSGDGLVEKASGSQLCRISLWQYVLTGVETGRLPKNELTKELINYRDSLKANVSEQSQKLLGGKHIQGKLMSKVVNLLFGELCKMI